The following proteins are co-located in the Polymorphospora rubra genome:
- a CDS encoding histidine phosphatase family protein: protein MRFAELTVVRHGQSEANAAFAAAAATGALDSGITGRDADVALSPTGRGQAAALGRWLAGQPAGHRPEAVVCSPYRRAVQTWDLARAAADGLGVRLPAATTDGRLGDRVMGELELLTGAAIAARFPAEAARRRDLGEFRYRPPGGESFGDIAARLAAVLADLEPRYAGRRVWLVAHDSVVLMLRHLVEGLTFDDLAAVVAAGPVANASITRFRAGLGRPVEYNGVSHLEDGSIQG, encoded by the coding sequence GTGCGTTTCGCGGAACTGACCGTCGTACGGCACGGGCAGAGCGAGGCGAACGCGGCGTTCGCGGCCGCCGCGGCCACGGGGGCGCTGGACAGCGGCATCACCGGTCGGGACGCGGACGTCGCGCTGTCGCCGACCGGCCGTGGGCAGGCCGCCGCACTCGGCCGGTGGCTGGCGGGGCAACCCGCCGGACACCGGCCCGAGGCGGTGGTGTGCTCGCCGTACCGACGGGCCGTGCAGACCTGGGACCTGGCCCGGGCCGCCGCCGACGGCCTCGGTGTACGGCTGCCGGCGGCGACGACGGACGGCCGGCTCGGCGACCGGGTGATGGGTGAACTGGAGCTGCTGACGGGCGCGGCGATCGCCGCGCGGTTCCCGGCCGAGGCGGCCCGGCGGCGCGACCTGGGCGAGTTCCGCTACCGGCCGCCGGGCGGCGAGTCGTTCGGCGACATCGCGGCACGCCTCGCGGCGGTCCTCGCCGACCTGGAGCCCCGGTACGCCGGCCGGCGGGTGTGGCTGGTCGCCCACGACAGTGTGGTTCTCATGCTGCGTCACCTCGTCGAGGGGTTGACCTTCGACGACCTCGCCGCGGTCGTGGCCGCCGGCCCGGTCGCCAACGCCTCGATCACCCGGTTCCGGGCCGGGTTGGGCCGGCCGGTCGAATACAACGGGGTCAGCCATCTCGAAGACGGTTCGATTCAGGGTTGA
- a CDS encoding MerR family transcriptional regulator: protein MAWSIAEVAKEAGVTSRTLRHYDAIGLLPPAWTADNGRRFYEQEHLLRLQRILLLRDLGLGLDAVAEVLDRQGRDSTVDVLERHRDWLVRERGRLDRLIRTVESTIGNVQEGREMSPRKVFEGFETNPYEAEARERWGDAAIDAADERMQGWSADDAEKARTGYDRVHRSLAPLKAAGVPVTDERVQETVRFHYEVTCLFWTPNRAAYRGLAQLYVDDERFRANIGGGDDTLVEYLRDAMFEYADRRLGE from the coding sequence ATGGCCTGGTCGATCGCCGAGGTGGCGAAGGAGGCCGGCGTCACGTCGCGCACCCTGCGGCACTACGACGCGATCGGGCTGTTGCCGCCGGCCTGGACGGCCGACAACGGTCGCCGCTTCTACGAGCAGGAGCACTTGCTGCGGTTGCAGCGGATCCTCCTGCTGCGTGACCTCGGGCTGGGGCTCGACGCCGTCGCCGAGGTGCTGGACCGGCAGGGCCGGGACAGCACGGTCGACGTGCTCGAACGGCACCGGGACTGGCTGGTGCGGGAACGGGGCCGGCTGGACCGGCTGATCCGGACCGTCGAATCCACGATCGGGAACGTTCAGGAGGGAAGGGAGATGAGCCCGAGGAAGGTCTTCGAGGGGTTCGAGACGAACCCCTACGAGGCGGAGGCCCGCGAGCGGTGGGGTGACGCCGCGATCGACGCCGCGGACGAGCGGATGCAGGGCTGGTCGGCGGACGACGCCGAGAAGGCCCGCACCGGTTACGACCGGGTTCACCGGAGCCTGGCTCCGCTGAAGGCGGCCGGCGTGCCGGTCACCGACGAGCGGGTGCAGGAGACGGTGCGGTTCCACTACGAGGTGACGTGCCTGTTCTGGACCCCGAACCGGGCGGCGTACCGCGGCCTGGCCCAGTTGTACGTCGACGACGAGCGGTTCCGCGCGAACATCGGCGGCGGTGACGACACGCTGGTCGAGTACCTCCGCGACGCGATGTTCGAGTACGCCGACCGCCGGCTCGGTGAGTAG
- the katG gene encoding catalase/peroxidase HPI, translating into MPGRARTCPHPTQGGGNRGWWPNQLNLKILAKNPAVANPLGEKFDYAEAFKALDLPAVKRDIAEVLTNSQDWWPADYGHYGPFMVRMAWHSAGTYRISDGRGGAGAGQQRFAPLNSWPDNGNLDKARRLLWPVKKKYGQSLSWADLMILAGNVALESMGFETFGFAGGREDVWEPDEDVYWGPETTWLGDARYTGDRELENPLAAVQMGLIYVNPEGPNGNPDPIASARDIRETFRRMAMNDEETVALIAGGHTFGKTHGAGPADHVGPEPEGAPLEEQGLGWKNSFGTGKGGDAITSGLEGAWTDTPTSWDNSFFEILFGYEWELSKSPAGANQWKPKDGAGAGTVPDAHDSSKSHAPTMLTTDLALRFDPVYEQISRRFLANPDEFADAFARAWFKLTHRDMGPVVRYLGSEVPTETLLWQDPLPPVTHELVDAADVADLKAQILASGLSVSQLVSTAWASASTFRGGDKRGGANGARIRLEPQNGWEVNNPDELARVLHTLEKVQEAFNAAQTGGKKVSLADLIVLGGSAAVEAAAKEAGYVVEVPFTPGRTDASLEQTDVESFAALEPTADGFRNYVGKGQRLPAEFLLVDKANLLTLSAPEMTVLVGGLRVLGANHQQSPLGVLTTTPGSLTNDFFVNLLDLGTTWQPTSEDANTFEGRDSATGEVRWTGSRVDLLFGSNSELRALAEVYASDDARAKFVQDFVAAWVKVMELDRFDIA; encoded by the coding sequence CTGCCCGGTCGCGCACGGACGTGCCCCCACCCGACCCAGGGCGGCGGTAACCGCGGCTGGTGGCCGAACCAGCTCAACCTGAAGATCCTCGCCAAGAATCCGGCGGTGGCCAACCCGCTGGGTGAGAAGTTCGACTACGCCGAGGCGTTCAAGGCCCTCGACCTGCCCGCGGTCAAGCGGGACATCGCGGAGGTCCTGACGAACTCGCAGGACTGGTGGCCGGCCGACTACGGCCACTACGGCCCGTTCATGGTCCGCATGGCGTGGCACAGCGCCGGCACCTACCGCATCAGCGACGGTCGCGGCGGCGCCGGCGCCGGGCAGCAGCGCTTCGCGCCGCTGAACAGCTGGCCGGACAACGGCAACCTCGACAAGGCCCGCCGCCTGCTGTGGCCGGTCAAGAAGAAGTACGGCCAGAGCCTCTCGTGGGCCGACCTCATGATCCTCGCCGGTAACGTCGCGCTGGAGTCGATGGGCTTCGAGACCTTCGGCTTCGCCGGCGGCCGGGAGGACGTCTGGGAGCCCGACGAGGACGTCTACTGGGGGCCGGAGACCACCTGGCTCGGTGACGCCCGCTACACCGGCGACCGGGAACTCGAGAACCCGCTCGCCGCCGTCCAGATGGGCCTCATCTACGTCAACCCGGAGGGCCCGAACGGCAACCCGGACCCGATCGCCTCGGCCCGGGACATCCGCGAGACGTTCCGCCGCATGGCGATGAACGACGAGGAGACGGTCGCGCTGATCGCCGGCGGTCACACCTTCGGCAAGACCCACGGTGCGGGTCCGGCGGACCACGTCGGCCCCGAGCCCGAGGGTGCCCCGCTGGAGGAGCAGGGCCTGGGCTGGAAGAACTCGTTCGGCACCGGCAAGGGCGGGGACGCCATCACCAGCGGGCTCGAGGGGGCGTGGACCGACACCCCGACCTCGTGGGACAACAGCTTCTTCGAGATCCTGTTCGGATACGAGTGGGAGCTGTCGAAGAGCCCCGCCGGTGCCAACCAGTGGAAGCCGAAGGACGGCGCGGGCGCCGGCACCGTACCGGACGCGCACGACTCGTCGAAGAGCCACGCCCCGACGATGCTGACGACCGACCTCGCGCTGCGGTTCGACCCGGTCTACGAGCAGATCTCGCGGCGCTTCCTGGCGAACCCGGACGAGTTCGCCGACGCCTTCGCCCGGGCCTGGTTCAAGCTGACCCACCGCGACATGGGTCCGGTCGTCCGCTACCTCGGCTCCGAGGTACCGACCGAGACGCTGCTGTGGCAGGACCCCCTCCCGCCGGTGACGCACGAACTGGTGGACGCCGCCGACGTCGCCGACCTCAAGGCGCAGATCCTCGCCTCGGGGCTGTCGGTGTCCCAGCTGGTCTCCACCGCGTGGGCGTCGGCGTCGACGTTCCGCGGCGGCGACAAGCGCGGCGGTGCCAACGGGGCGCGGATCCGCCTCGAGCCGCAGAACGGCTGGGAGGTCAACAACCCCGACGAGCTGGCGCGGGTGCTGCACACCCTGGAGAAGGTCCAGGAGGCCTTCAACGCCGCCCAGACCGGTGGGAAGAAGGTCTCGCTCGCCGACCTGATCGTGCTCGGTGGCTCGGCGGCCGTCGAGGCGGCCGCCAAGGAGGCCGGTTACGTCGTCGAGGTCCCCTTCACGCCGGGCCGTACGGACGCGTCGCTGGAGCAGACCGACGTGGAGTCCTTCGCCGCGCTCGAGCCGACCGCGGACGGGTTCCGCAACTACGTCGGCAAGGGCCAGCGTCTGCCGGCGGAGTTCCTTCTGGTCGACAAGGCGAACCTGCTGACCCTGAGCGCCCCCGAGATGACGGTCCTCGTCGGCGGTCTGCGCGTCCTGGGTGCGAACCACCAGCAGTCGCCGCTGGGCGTTCTCACCACGACGCCCGGGTCGCTGACCAACGACTTCTTCGTCAACCTGCTCGATCTGGGTACGACGTGGCAGCCGACGTCCGAGGACGCGAACACGTTCGAGGGCCGGGACTCCGCCACCGGCGAGGTCAGGTGGACCGGCAGCCGGGTCGACCTCCTCTTCGGGTCGAACTCGGAACTGCGCGCGCTCGCGGAGGTGTACGCGAGCGACGACGCGCGGGCGAAGTTCGTGCAGGACTTCGTGGCGGCGTGGGTCAAGGTGATGGAGCTCGACCGGTTCGACATCGCGTGA
- a CDS encoding Fur family transcriptional regulator, which produces MTEDFQRMLRGAALRVTRPRLAVLNAVYAYPHADTDSIISAVRGELPTVSHQTVYDSLHALTAAGLVRRIQPAGSVARYESRVGDNHHHVVCRSCGVIADVDCAVGAAPCLTASDDGGFSIDEAEVVYWGLCPGCSATGIS; this is translated from the coding sequence ATGACCGAGGACTTCCAGCGGATGCTGCGCGGGGCCGCGTTGCGCGTGACCCGTCCCCGGCTGGCCGTGCTCAACGCGGTGTACGCGTACCCGCACGCCGACACCGATTCGATCATCAGTGCGGTGCGCGGGGAACTCCCCACGGTGTCCCACCAGACCGTCTACGACTCACTGCACGCGCTGACGGCCGCCGGCCTCGTACGGCGCATCCAGCCGGCCGGCTCCGTGGCCCGCTACGAGTCGCGGGTCGGCGACAACCACCACCACGTCGTCTGCCGGTCGTGCGGGGTCATCGCCGACGTCGACTGCGCCGTCGGTGCCGCGCCCTGCCTGACCGCCTCCGACGACGGCGGCTTCTCGATCGACGAGGCCGAGGTCGTCTACTGGGGCCTGTGCCCCGGCTGTTCCGCCACAGGCATCTCCTGA
- a CDS encoding M48 family metalloprotease, which yields MRFGLLIGAVLATGLLVLFTVELHLPGRVQTFQARLDECDAAFDAGVARLVAQRADQDPERRRAVQAELRRCLRPTLTAQLAFTGCALAVLAGATGVGYAAHPWWLIRRRRLARLSAATTPRLVADLDRLRRQAGLTRAPRWWVAPHRRTMGGQAFGLPGRRCVQLDAGLLLLRVTDPAAFRAVVLHELAHLRNRDVDMTYLTIAVWWAFLGVVVLPRVVLLMHPYLLIDPTGWTWRSATPVAAPVGALLVLGSLLALTCLVYLIRNSVLRERETHADAVAAAVDGPDSALPGVLARLPKPRSPLGRWGTHPAPRDRLRAVRDPSLPLVPRHWELVSAGLPAGVVTANLVLLAGIRIGLDPRLGVALLALLTGPWLAGLLALTVWRSAVADVLAGRPGRRVPLWLSGAPVLVGSYLAGMFLSAETLTSGLSLPGGGRAGSWLVAAVLLVVGVVLLGAWVDSTARAVLAAPRVPRRALPAVVATAAVVGGAALAVWLPASMVSSGFDLAGGAVPAPGGEIGWYATVAAWTAPSLGPAVEFVYNPLTLPASTVLWAVPALLLVRAGGLRTVRRAGVVGLLGGAAAAVSGAVLPVVGRLVLPADVRRVEADAGPSYAVVLDNSVVAVGSVAVAVVIAVVVLGRGPLRPASALLAGTVAMTVSLAAFYLVAGPVQCLTSVREAPSPWCFPVPSSAAVSQTAHWILVQGVILAVPLVLAAAVPALRRYRRADSPPVPALREPRGTVAAVVVLLVVAAWLTWAVLPAAYDMWLRPTFG from the coding sequence GTGCGGTTCGGGCTGCTGATCGGTGCCGTGCTCGCCACCGGATTGCTGGTCCTCTTCACGGTCGAGCTGCATCTGCCGGGACGGGTGCAGACGTTCCAGGCCCGGCTGGACGAGTGCGACGCGGCCTTCGACGCCGGCGTGGCGCGGCTGGTCGCGCAGCGCGCCGACCAGGATCCCGAGCGGCGGCGGGCCGTACAGGCCGAACTGCGGCGCTGCCTGCGTCCCACGCTGACCGCGCAGCTCGCGTTCACCGGCTGCGCCCTGGCCGTCCTGGCCGGTGCCACCGGGGTCGGCTATGCGGCCCACCCGTGGTGGCTGATCCGGCGCCGCCGGCTGGCCCGGCTCTCGGCGGCGACCACCCCCAGACTCGTCGCGGACCTCGACCGGCTGCGCCGGCAGGCCGGGCTGACCCGGGCACCGCGGTGGTGGGTCGCACCCCACCGGCGCACCATGGGTGGACAGGCGTTCGGCCTGCCGGGGCGGCGGTGCGTACAACTCGACGCGGGACTGCTGCTGTTACGGGTGACCGACCCGGCGGCGTTCCGCGCGGTCGTGCTGCACGAGCTGGCGCACCTCCGCAACCGGGACGTGGACATGACGTACCTGACCATCGCGGTGTGGTGGGCGTTCCTCGGCGTGGTGGTCCTGCCCCGCGTGGTGCTGCTGATGCATCCGTACCTGCTGATCGACCCGACCGGATGGACCTGGCGGTCGGCGACCCCCGTCGCGGCCCCGGTCGGCGCGCTGCTCGTGCTGGGCTCGCTGCTGGCGCTGACCTGCCTGGTCTATCTCATCCGCAACAGCGTGCTGAGGGAACGCGAGACCCACGCGGACGCGGTGGCGGCGGCGGTCGACGGACCGGACAGCGCGCTGCCGGGCGTGCTGGCCCGCCTGCCGAAGCCCCGCTCCCCGCTGGGCCGGTGGGGCACCCACCCGGCGCCCCGCGACCGGCTACGGGCGGTACGCGATCCGTCGCTGCCGCTCGTGCCGAGGCACTGGGAACTCGTCTCGGCCGGGCTACCCGCCGGGGTCGTCACCGCGAACCTCGTCCTCCTGGCGGGTATCCGGATCGGGCTCGATCCCCGGCTCGGCGTCGCGCTGCTCGCGCTGCTGACCGGGCCGTGGTTGGCAGGGCTGCTCGCGCTGACCGTCTGGCGGTCGGCGGTCGCCGACGTCCTGGCCGGTCGGCCGGGTCGGCGGGTGCCGCTCTGGCTGTCCGGGGCACCTGTCCTGGTCGGGTCCTACCTCGCCGGCATGTTCCTGTCGGCGGAGACGCTCACCAGCGGGCTCAGCCTGCCCGGCGGTGGTCGGGCGGGGTCGTGGCTGGTGGCGGCGGTGCTGCTGGTCGTCGGGGTGGTGCTGCTCGGGGCCTGGGTCGACTCGACGGCGCGCGCCGTACTCGCCGCGCCGCGCGTGCCGCGCCGGGCACTGCCCGCAGTGGTCGCCACCGCCGCCGTGGTGGGTGGCGCGGCGCTGGCGGTCTGGCTGCCGGCCAGCATGGTCTCGTCCGGATTCGACCTCGCCGGGGGAGCGGTGCCCGCCCCGGGCGGGGAGATCGGCTGGTACGCGACGGTGGCGGCGTGGACCGCTCCGTCGCTCGGGCCGGCGGTCGAGTTCGTCTACAACCCGCTGACCCTGCCCGCGTCGACGGTGCTGTGGGCGGTGCCCGCGTTGCTCCTCGTCCGGGCCGGTGGGCTGCGCACCGTACGCCGGGCGGGCGTCGTCGGCCTGCTCGGCGGCGCGGCGGCGGCGGTGTCGGGCGCGGTTCTGCCGGTGGTGGGCCGGCTGGTCCTTCCCGCCGACGTACGCCGGGTCGAGGCCGATGCCGGCCCCTCGTACGCCGTCGTGCTCGACAACAGCGTCGTCGCCGTCGGTTCCGTGGCCGTCGCGGTGGTGATCGCCGTGGTGGTGCTGGGACGCGGTCCGCTCCGTCCGGCGTCGGCGCTGCTCGCCGGCACCGTCGCCATGACGGTGTCGCTGGCCGCCTTCTACCTGGTCGCCGGACCGGTGCAGTGCCTGACGAGCGTACGGGAGGCCCCGTCGCCGTGGTGTTTTCCGGTGCCGTCGTCGGCGGCGGTGTCCCAGACCGCGCACTGGATCCTGGTGCAGGGCGTCATCCTGGCGGTGCCGCTGGTGCTGGCCGCCGCCGTGCCGGCCCTGCGCCGTTACCGGCGGGCGGACAGCCCGCCGGTGCCGGCGCTCCGGGAGCCCCGGGGCACCGTCGCGGCGGTGGTCGTGCTGCTCGTGGTCGCCGCCTGGCTGACCTGGGCGGTCCTGCCGGCCGCGTACGACATGTGGCTCCGGCCGACCTTCGGCTGA
- a CDS encoding sigma-70 family RNA polymerase sigma factor: protein MRDDEGFTELAERHRGELRVHCYRMLGSFDEAEDLVQETFLRAWKGRGGFQGRSSVRAWLYRIATNACLDALATRSRRVLPHHVGPPFDPGQPQRAVTDVSWLQPFPDRLWEPVAPHADQPEAAVVAKETLELAFLAAIQHLPPRQRAVVILHDVLGWPARQTAQALDGTVASVNSALQRARTTLRGHLPPGRADWAPSTPPTDEEHRLLRRYMSAAERGDVAEVAELLAEDVRTTMPPYPMWLAGRPAVLAALATSWDPGSPEYVGAFRMLPTRANGQPAAASYVRRPEEPSYAPFAISVMSVAKDRIVEITAFHEPALFPVFGLPARLDR, encoded by the coding sequence GTGAGGGACGACGAGGGCTTCACCGAACTCGCCGAGCGGCACCGGGGCGAACTGCGGGTGCACTGCTACCGGATGCTCGGCTCGTTCGACGAGGCGGAGGATCTGGTCCAGGAGACGTTCCTGCGGGCGTGGAAAGGGCGGGGCGGCTTCCAGGGACGTTCGTCGGTCCGCGCCTGGCTGTACCGGATCGCGACCAACGCCTGCCTCGACGCCCTCGCCACGCGCTCCCGGCGCGTCCTCCCCCACCATGTCGGTCCGCCCTTCGACCCGGGACAGCCGCAACGGGCTGTCACCGACGTCTCCTGGCTCCAACCGTTTCCGGACCGCCTGTGGGAGCCGGTCGCGCCGCACGCGGACCAGCCGGAGGCCGCCGTCGTCGCGAAGGAGACACTGGAGCTGGCGTTCCTGGCCGCGATCCAACACCTGCCGCCCCGGCAGCGTGCCGTGGTGATCCTGCACGACGTGCTGGGCTGGCCGGCCCGGCAGACGGCACAGGCGCTGGACGGCACCGTCGCCTCGGTCAACAGCGCGCTGCAACGGGCCCGAACGACGCTGCGTGGGCACCTGCCGCCGGGCCGGGCGGACTGGGCGCCGTCCACACCCCCCACCGACGAGGAGCACCGGCTGCTGCGCCGGTACATGTCGGCGGCCGAGCGGGGTGATGTCGCCGAGGTCGCCGAACTGCTGGCCGAAGACGTACGGACGACGATGCCGCCGTACCCGATGTGGCTCGCCGGCCGTCCGGCGGTGCTCGCGGCGCTGGCGACGAGTTGGGACCCCGGCTCGCCCGAATACGTGGGAGCGTTCCGGATGCTGCCGACCCGGGCCAACGGCCAACCTGCCGCCGCGAGCTACGTACGACGCCCGGAAGAGCCCTCGTACGCGCCGTTCGCGATCAGCGTGATGAGTGTGGCGAAGGACAGGATCGTGGAGATCACCGCGTTCCACGAGCCGGCACTGTTTCCGGTGTTCGGGCTGCCGGCGCGCCTCGACCGATGA
- a CDS encoding dihydrofolate reductase family protein, whose translation MTKVLYSATMSLDGFIAGPGGDMSWLADHLGGPNPVADDLVGKIGALLMGARTFGGDDPNRGTDKEGAFSGAWTGPQFVLTHRPPANPVPGITFVDDLTSGLEAAKAAAGDRYVNILGADVAAQCLAAGLLDEILVFVAPVLLGDGVRLFHHPGGTRIPLDRVETVPTPEPTIWLKTRR comes from the coding sequence ATGACCAAGGTTCTGTACTCCGCGACCATGTCCCTCGACGGATTCATCGCCGGCCCCGGCGGTGACATGTCCTGGCTCGCCGACCATCTCGGCGGCCCCAATCCGGTGGCCGACGATCTCGTGGGGAAGATCGGCGCACTGCTCATGGGTGCCCGCACCTTCGGCGGCGACGACCCGAACCGCGGCACCGACAAGGAGGGCGCCTTCAGCGGCGCGTGGACGGGCCCGCAGTTCGTGCTCACCCACCGGCCGCCCGCGAACCCCGTACCGGGGATCACCTTCGTCGACGACCTGACCAGCGGACTGGAGGCGGCCAAGGCCGCCGCCGGCGACCGGTACGTCAACATCCTCGGCGCGGACGTCGCGGCCCAGTGTCTGGCGGCGGGCCTCCTCGACGAGATCCTCGTGTTCGTCGCACCCGTGCTGCTCGGTGACGGCGTACGGCTGTTCCACCACCCCGGCGGCACCCGGATTCCGCTGGACCGGGTCGAAACCGTCCCGACCCCGGAACCGACCATCTGGCTGAAGACCAGGCGGTGA
- a CDS encoding YciI family protein, translated as MRYAMLIFGDDREWTELSPADEQDLMEQIYGWYERWQPTGKIADGGAELQPREAARTVRAGADGQPVITDGPYLELKEVIGAVVMLECDDIDEAARIAATWPLAAGMSALEVRPVMSRE; from the coding sequence ATGAGGTACGCGATGCTGATCTTCGGCGACGACCGCGAATGGACCGAATTGTCGCCGGCCGACGAGCAGGACCTGATGGAGCAGATCTACGGGTGGTACGAGCGGTGGCAGCCGACCGGCAAGATCGCCGACGGCGGCGCCGAACTGCAGCCCCGTGAGGCGGCACGGACGGTACGCGCCGGTGCGGACGGCCAGCCGGTGATCACCGACGGGCCGTACCTGGAACTCAAGGAGGTCATCGGCGCGGTCGTCATGCTGGAGTGCGACGACATCGACGAGGCCGCCCGGATCGCGGCCACCTGGCCACTCGCCGCCGGGATGAGCGCGCTGGAGGTCCGTCCGGTGATGAGCCGGGAATAG
- a CDS encoding RNA polymerase sigma factor, whose protein sequence is MDDVTELLDRIWRTDAAGMLGALSRRLGDFDRAEEALSDALAEALKRWPDEGVPDSPTGWLVTTGWRKALDRLRRDAVGRRKVAQVAAEPPPEPGVDDRLATIFACCHPDLAEPARVALTLYAASGLSTAEIAAAFLVPLPTMAQRLSRAKRQLRERGIRFEVPQPHEYADRLPAVLAVIYLVFNEGYLSSGRSAQRRELAGEGVELACQLAALLPGEPEAAGLAALLEMHHARAAARFDSWGRIVLLEQQDRRLWDRAAIERAAMRLRAAVRQGRPGAYQLQAGITALHALAASYEATNWPDVRALYDRLYAVDPSPVVLLNRAVATRFAVGPAPALDEVDALGHRLAGYHLWHAARADLLATLDRPADALTAAERALELATNPAERELMSRRVGELRRRL, encoded by the coding sequence GTGGACGACGTGACCGAGCTGTTGGACCGGATCTGGCGGACGGACGCGGCCGGCATGCTCGGCGCGCTCAGCCGGCGGCTCGGCGACTTCGACCGGGCCGAAGAGGCGTTGTCGGACGCGCTGGCCGAGGCACTCAAGCGCTGGCCCGACGAGGGTGTGCCGGACAGTCCCACCGGTTGGCTGGTCACCACGGGCTGGCGCAAGGCGTTGGACCGGCTGCGCCGGGACGCCGTCGGTCGCCGGAAGGTGGCACAGGTGGCTGCGGAACCGCCGCCGGAACCGGGCGTGGACGATCGGTTGGCCACGATCTTCGCGTGCTGCCATCCGGACCTCGCCGAGCCGGCCCGGGTCGCCCTGACGCTGTACGCCGCCAGCGGCCTGAGCACGGCCGAGATCGCCGCCGCGTTCCTGGTGCCCCTGCCGACGATGGCGCAGCGGCTTTCCCGGGCCAAGCGCCAGCTCCGCGAGCGCGGCATCCGGTTCGAGGTGCCACAGCCGCACGAGTACGCCGACCGGCTACCGGCCGTGCTCGCGGTGATCTATCTGGTGTTCAACGAAGGGTATCTGTCCAGCGGCCGGTCCGCCCAGCGGCGTGAGCTGGCCGGCGAAGGGGTCGAGCTGGCGTGTCAACTCGCCGCCCTGCTGCCCGGTGAGCCGGAAGCCGCCGGTCTGGCCGCGTTGCTCGAGATGCACCACGCCCGCGCCGCCGCACGGTTCGACTCGTGGGGGCGCATCGTGCTGCTCGAACAGCAGGACCGGCGGCTGTGGGACCGGGCGGCGATCGAACGGGCGGCGATGCGGCTGCGGGCGGCGGTGCGCCAGGGCCGGCCCGGGGCCTACCAGCTGCAGGCCGGTATCACCGCGCTACATGCCCTGGCCGCCTCGTACGAGGCGACCAACTGGCCCGACGTGCGGGCGCTGTACGACCGGCTGTACGCGGTGGACCCGTCGCCGGTGGTCCTGCTGAACCGGGCGGTGGCGACCCGGTTCGCGGTGGGCCCGGCACCGGCGCTGGACGAGGTCGACGCGCTCGGGCACCGGCTTGCCGGCTACCACCTGTGGCATGCGGCCCGGGCCGACCTGCTGGCCACGCTCGACCGGCCGGCCGACGCGCTGACAGCGGCGGAGCGGGCTCTGGAACTGGCGACGAACCCGGCCGAGCGGGAGCTGATGTCGCGGCGGGTGGGTGAGCTGAGGCGCCGGCTGTGA